A single genomic interval of Daucus carota subsp. sativus chromosome 1, DH1 v3.0, whole genome shotgun sequence harbors:
- the LOC108195054 gene encoding hyoscyamine 6-dioxygenase-like isoform X1 codes for MAQSDLLVSSWCKNVKSLPADYIMPPEKRTTDFSVSKDIPVLDLGQEAGRGRSALIQQIIKAGEEFGAFQVINHGVSDDLMHEAMRVYEEFFSLPVDDHESLLSDDFYKSVRLYTSGYNYANEDHHLWKDTLKHPACAHPQDEVVQGWPDKPERYREIITKYSVEVRKMSVRILDLICEGLGLEEGFFRGELSQGIGMVINNYPPCPEPSLAMGIHAHCDPYTLTVIQQQVYGLQIKKSGKWIGVDPLPNAFVIMIPYQLQIISNGKLSSCEHRGVTNTSEARISVVTFCGPSKESVIGPAKEHVSASNPPQFKTYKYLDFQMNYLYHLSKKNLCNETALGPYLL; via the exons ATGGCTCAATCGGATTTGCTAGTTTCAAGCTGGTGCAAAAATGTCAAGTCCTTACCTGCAGATTATATAATGCCACCAGAGAAAAGAACTACTGATTTTTCGGTGTCCAAAGACATTCCTGTTCTTGATTTAGGACAAGAAGCTGGCCGTGGTAGATCAGCTTTAATCCAACAAATTATCAAGGCGGGTGAGGAGTTCGGGGCCTTCCAG GTGATTAACCATGGCGTATCAGACGACTTGATGCATGAAGCAATGAGGGTGTATGAGGAATTCTTCAGCTTGCCAGTCGATGATCATGAAAGCCTACTGTCAGATGATTTTTACAAGAGTGTTAGGCTCTACACGAGTGGCTATAATTATGCTAACGAGGATCATCACCTGTGGAAAGACACTCTGAAACACCCTGCTTGCGCACATCCACAAGATGAGGTTGTTCAAGGTTGGCCTGATAAGCCAGAAAGATACAG AGagattatcacaaaatattcaGTCGAAGTGAGGAAAATGAGCGTTAGGATCTTAGACCTGATCTGCGAAGGACTTGGCCTTGAAGAGGGCTTTTTCAGAGGTGAGCTAAGCCAAGGAATCGGCATGGTGATCAACAATTATCCACCATGTCCAGAACCAAGTTTGGCCATGGGCATACATGCACATTGTGACCCTTATACCTTAACCGTGATTCAGCAACAAGTCTACGGGCTTCAGATCAAGAAAAGCGGCAAATGGATTGGTGTCGACCCCCTTCCTAATGCATTTGTTATCATGATCCCTTACCAACTGCAG ATCATCAGTAATGGTAAGCTGAGCAGCTGCGAGCATCGCGGAGTGACCAATACAAGCGAAGCTCGGATATCGGTTGTCACATTCTGTGGTCCGTCTAAGGAAAGTGTCATCGGGCCTGCAAAAGAGCATGTCAGTGCTTCCAATCCACCGCAATTCAAAACATACAAGTACCTGGATTTTCAGATGAATTATCTATATCACTTGTCCAAGAAGAACCTTTGCAATGAAACAGCACTGGGGCCTTACCTGCTCTAG
- the LOC108195054 gene encoding hyoscyamine 6-dioxygenase-like isoform X2, whose protein sequence is MAQSDLLVSSWCKNVKSLPADYIMPPEKRTTDFSVSKDIPVLDLGQEAGRGRSALIQQIIKAGEEFGAFQVINHGVSDDLMHEAMRVYEEFFSLPVDDHESLLSDDFYKSVRLYTSGYNYANEDHHLWKDTLKHPACAHPQDEVVQGWPDKPERYREIITKYSVEVRKMSVRILDLICEGLGLEEGFFRGELSQGIGMVINNYPPCPEPSLAMGIHAHCDPYTLTVIQQQVYGLQIKKSGKWIGVDPLPNAFVIMIPYQLQVAHKKCYDHQ, encoded by the exons ATGGCTCAATCGGATTTGCTAGTTTCAAGCTGGTGCAAAAATGTCAAGTCCTTACCTGCAGATTATATAATGCCACCAGAGAAAAGAACTACTGATTTTTCGGTGTCCAAAGACATTCCTGTTCTTGATTTAGGACAAGAAGCTGGCCGTGGTAGATCAGCTTTAATCCAACAAATTATCAAGGCGGGTGAGGAGTTCGGGGCCTTCCAG GTGATTAACCATGGCGTATCAGACGACTTGATGCATGAAGCAATGAGGGTGTATGAGGAATTCTTCAGCTTGCCAGTCGATGATCATGAAAGCCTACTGTCAGATGATTTTTACAAGAGTGTTAGGCTCTACACGAGTGGCTATAATTATGCTAACGAGGATCATCACCTGTGGAAAGACACTCTGAAACACCCTGCTTGCGCACATCCACAAGATGAGGTTGTTCAAGGTTGGCCTGATAAGCCAGAAAGATACAG AGagattatcacaaaatattcaGTCGAAGTGAGGAAAATGAGCGTTAGGATCTTAGACCTGATCTGCGAAGGACTTGGCCTTGAAGAGGGCTTTTTCAGAGGTGAGCTAAGCCAAGGAATCGGCATGGTGATCAACAATTATCCACCATGTCCAGAACCAAGTTTGGCCATGGGCATACATGCACATTGTGACCCTTATACCTTAACCGTGATTCAGCAACAAGTCTACGGGCTTCAGATCAAGAAAAGCGGCAAATGGATTGGTGTCGACCCCCTTCCTAATGCATTTGTTATCATGATCCCTTACCAACTGCAGGTTGCACACAAAAAATGTTATG ATCATCAGTAA
- the LOC108198177 gene encoding hyoscyamine 6-dioxygenase-like, with product MSQSELLVSSWCKNAKSLPADYIMPPEKRVTDFTVSKEIPVLDLEHEAGPGRSALIQQIIKASQEFGLFQVINHGVSDELMHETMSLYEEFFNLPVDDQEKLFSDDFFSSVRLYTSGYNYANEDFHLWKDTLKHLTHPLEDVVQGWPDKPSRYREVMTKYSVEVNKMTTRILDLICEGLGLEEGFFRGEMTKGIGMVINNYPPCPEPDLAMGIHPHCDPYILTIIQQQVYGLQIKKKEQWIGVEPIPNAFVIMIPYQLQVISNDKLRSCEHRGVTNSSTARISIVTFCGPSKDCEIGPAKEHVSASNPPRFKKYKYLDFQINYLHQLSKKNLCNETALGPYLL from the exons ATGTCTCAGTCAGAGTTGCTGGTTTCGAGCTGGTGCAAAAATGCCAAGTCCCTGCCTGCAGATTATATAATGCCACCTGAGAAAAGAGTCACTGATTTTACGGTTTCTAAAGAAATTCCAGTTCTTGATTTAGAACACGAAGCTGGCCCTGGTAGATCAGCTCTGATCCAGCAGATTATCAAGGCAAGCCAGGAGTTTGGGCTATTTCAG GTGATTAATCATGGAGTATCAGACGAGTTGATGCATGAGACAATGAGTCTCTACGAGGAATTCTTTAACTTGCCAGTTGATGatcaagaaaaattattttcggaTGATTTTTTTAGTAGTGTTAGGCTGTACACAAGTGGCTATAATTATGCTAATGAGGATTTTCATCTTTGGAAAGATACTCTGAAACACCTTACTCACCCTCTAGAGGATGTTGTTCAAGGTTGGCCTGATAAGCCATCGCGATACAG AGAAGTGATGACGAAATATTCAGTGGAAGTGAATAAGATGACCACCAGGATTCTGGACCTCATCTGTGAAGGACTTGGGCTTGAAGAAGGGTTTTTCAGAGGCGAAATGACCAAAGGTATAGGAATGGTGATCAACAATTATCCACCATGTCCGGAACCAGATTTGGCCATGGGAATACATCCGCACTGTGATCCTTATATCTTAACCATAATTCAGCAACAAGTCTATGGGCTTCAGATAAAGAAAAAGGAGCAATGGATAGGTGTGGAACCAATCCCGAATGCATTCGTTATCATGATACCTTACCAACTACAG GTCATCAGTAATGACAAGCTAAGAAGTTGTGAGCACCGGGGAGTGACAAATTCAAGTACTGCTCGGATATCAATTGTCACCTTCTGTGGTCCTTCTAAAGATTGTGAAATTGGACCTGCAAAAGAGCATGTTAGTGCTTCCAATCCACCACGTTTCAAGAAGTATAAATACTTGGATTTTCAGATCAACTATCTACATCAGTTATCCAAGAAGAACCTCTGCAATGAAACAGCACTAGGGCCTTATCTCCTCTAG
- the LOC108199188 gene encoding hyoscyamine 6-dioxygenase: MEMDSTAAANYASNWFNVQNVPKSYVFPEEVRPGELPPVCHTLPVIDITKSVQADTVQHIMKASREFGFFQVINHGVPAEILLDTAKVLRDFFEMPEKESSDSGGKRNWVYGGSTSFTRNGFDLWRENLKHPCYPLKDCMEHWPEKPTGYREVVSTYVTEVNKLGNTILQLISRGLGLEVGYFDGISGVEILSANNYPPCPDPSLTLGVLKHHDPSLITILYQGNVPGLQVLKDGVWISVGAIPNAFVVNIGNQLEIISNGIVRSALHRAVTNSSEARLSIAAFINPSPNFIVEPAQALVTELSPAQYKPTLYKEFVNGTNAFGPHTKAMQRA; this comes from the exons ATGGAGATGGACAGTACTGCTGCAGCTAATTATGCTTCAAACTGGTTTAATGTTCAAAATGTGCCTAAAAGTTATGTGTTTCCGGAGGAAGTTAGACCTGGGGAACTCCCTCCGGTATGCCACACGCTCCCAGTCATCGACATCACAAAATCTGTACAGGCAGATACAGTTCAACATATCATGAAAGCTAGTAGAGAATTCGGATTCTTCCAG GTGATTAATCATGGAGTCCCAGCTGAAATACTACTTGACACAGCTAAAGTGTTGAGGGATTTCTTTGAGATGCCTGAGAAAGAAAGTAGCGATTCCGGTGGCAAGCGTAATTGGGTGTACGGTGGCAGCACTAGCTTCACCAGAAATGGATTCGATTTATGGAGAGAAAATCTAAAACACCCTTGTTATCCTTTGAAGGACTGCATGGAACATTGGCCAGAAAAGCCAACCGGATATAG GGAAGTTGTTTCAACATATGTGACAGAAGTGAATAAGTTGGGTAATACTATTCTTCAGCTGATTTCCAGAGGCTTGGGACTTGAAGTGGGCTACTTTGATGGAATTAGCGGAGTTGAGATACTGTCAGCCAATAATTATCCGCCATGTCCTGATCCGAGTCTGACATTGGGAGTTCTCAAACACCATGACCCTAGCCTCATTACCATTCTTTACCAAGGGAATGTTCCTGGCCTTCAAGTCCTGAAAGACGGGGTCTGGATCAGTGTTGGGGCGATTCCAAATGCATTTGTTGTTAATATTGGAAACCAGTTAGAG ATTATCAGTAACGGGATAGTAAGAAGTGCTTTGCATCGAGCTGTTACAAACTCGAGTGAAGCCAGGCTTAGTATTGCAGCTTTTATCAACCCTTCTCCAAATTTCATTGTGGAACCTGCACAAGctttggtcactgaactcagtCCAGCTCAGTACAAGCCAACCTTGTACAAAGAGTTTGTGAATGGCACCAATGCTTTTGGTCCTCATACGAAGGCTATGCAGAGGGCATGA